One Phoenix dactylifera cultivar Barhee BC4 chromosome 8, palm_55x_up_171113_PBpolish2nd_filt_p, whole genome shotgun sequence genomic window carries:
- the LOC103704346 gene encoding geranylgeranyl pyrophosphate synthase 7, chloroplastic-like — protein MAYVAVSFHGSPLPRPILGRKRIPVARRSSLRCTMNQAAAGFKDLESKNTGLGLVEFNLNEYMIAKARRVNEALDQAVSLRHPVKIHESMRYSLLAGGKRVRPVLALASCELVGGDEAAAMPVACATEMIHTMSLIHDDLPCMDNDDLRRGQPTNHRAFGEDTAILAGDALLSLAFEHVAVRTAGVAAERVVRALAELGSAVGSDGLVAGQIVDIASEGQAVDLNDLEYIHIHKTARLLEAAAVCGAIVGGGEDGEVERVRRYARCVGLLFQVVDDILDVTKTSDELGKTAGKDLASDKATYPKLMGLDKARELARTLVLKAEEELSGFDGARAAPLHHLAHYIAYRQN, from the coding sequence ATGGCCTACGTTGCAGTTAGCTTCCATGGAAGCCCACTTCCAAGGCCCATACTTGGCAGAAAAAGGATTCCGGTGGCGCGCAGGTCTTCCTTGAGGTGCACGATGAACCAGGCGGCAGCCGGATTCAAAGATCTCGAGTCCAAGAACACCGGACTCGGACTGGTAGAGTTCAACTTGAACGAGTACATGATCGCCAAGGCCCGGCGGGTGAACGAGGCCCTGGACCAGGCCGTCTCCCTCCGCCACCCGGTCAAGATCCACGAGTCCATGCGCTACTCCCTCCTCGCCGGCGGCAAGCGCGTCCGCCCCGTCCTCGCCCTCGCCTCCTGCGAGCTCGTGGGCGGCGACGAGGCCGCCGCCATGCCCGTCGCCTGCGCCACCGAGATGATCCATACCATGTCCCTCATCCACGACGACCTCCCCTGCATGGACAACGACGACCTCCGCCGCGGCCAGCCCACCAACCACCGCGCCTTCGGGGAGGACACCGCCATCCTCGCCGGCGACGCCCTCCTCTCCCTCGCCTTCGAGCACGTCGCGGTCCGCACCGCCGGCGTGGCGGCCGAGCGGGTGGTCCGGGCGCTggccgagctcggctcggccgtGGGGTCGGACGGGCTGGTGGCCGGCCAGATCGTCGACATCGCCAGCGAGGGGCAGGCGGTGGACCTCAACGACCTGGAATACATCCACATACACAAGACGGCAAGATTGCTGGAGGCGGCGGCGGTGTGTGGAGCGATCGTCGGGGGAGGAGAAGATGGCGAGGTGGAGAGAGTGAGGAGGTATGCCAGATGTGTTGGGCTGCTGTTCCAGGTGGTCGACGATATACTCGACGTGACGAAGACGTCGGACGAGCTCGGGAAGACGGCGGGGAAGGACCTGGCGAGCGACAAGGCCACGTATCCTAAGCTCATGGGACTCGACAAGGCCCGGGAGCTCGCGCGGACGCTGGTGTTAAAGGCCGAGGAGGAGCTGTCGGGGTTCGACGGAGCGAGGGCGGCGCCGC